One genomic region from Arthrobacter sp. YN encodes:
- a CDS encoding hemolysin family protein, with product MTWIILVGMALVFLSFVALLTAAEAAFNFLPRHEAEQSIVRSKGKALSGILKAPIAHMRALRFWRVWFEMAAAVAVAVVLHSLLDNVWLAGLAATGIMAVIGFVLVGVSPRQLGRAHSGPVVRFTAPLIRFLCWVLGPIPGWLVALGQAVAPGAPSGDDAFVSEEEFREFVDRAAESDMIEDNEAELIHSVFDFGDTLVRSVMVPRTDIVSIGTGSDLETAMGLFLRSGYSRIPVIGENTDQIRGILYLKDVAAAMHRGEPGLQAHDVDSLARDVRYVPESKLVSDLLRELQQESTHVAIVIDEYGGTAGLVTLEDLIEEIVGEIVDEYDAAAEEAVDLGDGTFRVSARMSIDDLGELFDIDLDDDEVDTVGGLLAKALGQVPIVGSSVDVDGISLRADRLEGRRNRVSHIIAAAMPKEDTDFEDLLDDADSTQQGVPREQAK from the coding sequence GTGACCTGGATCATCCTGGTCGGCATGGCGCTGGTTTTCCTCAGCTTTGTCGCCTTATTGACGGCTGCTGAGGCGGCGTTCAATTTCCTGCCCCGCCATGAAGCCGAACAATCAATTGTCCGCAGCAAGGGCAAGGCCCTGAGCGGGATCCTCAAAGCTCCTATTGCCCACATGCGCGCCCTGCGTTTCTGGCGTGTGTGGTTCGAGATGGCCGCTGCAGTAGCTGTGGCGGTAGTGCTGCACAGTTTGCTCGACAATGTCTGGCTTGCCGGGCTTGCTGCTACCGGCATCATGGCCGTCATCGGATTCGTGCTGGTGGGAGTGTCGCCGAGGCAGCTGGGGAGGGCGCACTCCGGCCCCGTTGTTCGCTTCACGGCGCCGCTGATCCGCTTCCTCTGCTGGGTTCTCGGACCCATTCCCGGGTGGCTCGTGGCCCTGGGCCAAGCAGTGGCTCCTGGCGCCCCCAGCGGTGATGACGCATTTGTCAGCGAAGAAGAGTTCCGCGAATTCGTGGACCGCGCCGCCGAATCGGACATGATCGAGGACAATGAGGCTGAACTCATCCATTCGGTCTTCGACTTCGGCGACACGTTGGTCCGTTCGGTCATGGTTCCCCGCACGGACATTGTCAGCATCGGTACCGGATCGGACCTCGAGACGGCCATGGGCCTCTTCCTGCGGTCGGGCTATTCCAGGATTCCGGTCATCGGTGAGAATACCGATCAGATTCGTGGAATCCTCTATTTGAAGGACGTCGCCGCGGCCATGCATCGAGGCGAACCCGGACTGCAGGCACACGACGTTGACTCCCTCGCCCGGGACGTCCGCTACGTTCCTGAGTCCAAGCTCGTGAGTGACCTTCTCAGGGAACTGCAGCAGGAATCCACCCACGTGGCGATCGTGATCGATGAGTACGGCGGTACCGCCGGACTGGTGACCCTTGAGGACCTCATCGAGGAAATCGTGGGCGAAATCGTGGATGAATACGATGCCGCCGCAGAAGAAGCAGTGGACCTCGGCGACGGAACGTTCCGGGTCAGCGCCCGTATGAGCATCGACGACCTCGGTGAACTGTTCGACATTGACCTCGACGACGACGAGGTGGACACCGTAGGCGGCCTCCTCGCCAAGGCACTGGGGCAGGTCCCGATTGTCGGCAGTTCAGTTGATGTGGATGGAATATCACTCAGGGCGGATAGGCTTGAGGGTCGCCGAAACAGGGTCAGCCACATCATTGCGGCAGCCATGCCAAAGGAAGACACTGACTTTGAAGACCTACTCGATGACGCCGACTCAACGCAACAGGGAGTTCCACGTGAGCAAGCAAAATAA
- a CDS encoding LCP family protein, producing the protein MRRRDARPQGTGTADSVAARHGEDAEGTPRHMKARKGLPLWLKIVTGVVSVALVAGVAFAAFWFIRLQSNITKAPLSAGETRDSGETLANDKSDRLQILILGSDTRDGKNSEYGSTEDSTGYGHSDVMMLLDISADNKRVSVMSFPRDLLVDVPQCTDRTNNQTFPARSGVMINEAMAEAGIGCAVDTVNKLTGLEIDHFMMADFNAVKELSHAIGGVNVCVSDPVFDPDSRLRLPKGDSMVEGEQALAFLRTRHAFGDGGDLGRIKGQQAFLSSLTRKLKDEGTLGNPQRLLQIADVVTQNLTVDEGLASVPSLLTIGGRLKDIDVSKVAFVAVPTQAAAIDPNRLELVEPQSSQLFSALRADLDLTTPGATSSPAATETPAPQPTASTPAVPAYDKAIQPVAVANGSGVAARAQEIMSVLTGGGFTQAVSYLANPVDQTVIYYGAGFADVAADVAALYGIPAAQVQEAPGVAGVQLYVGTDFGTGTAYGATSVPSDVVNQTASDAVCQQVNPLYIDQ; encoded by the coding sequence GTGCGACGTCGTGACGCCCGCCCGCAGGGCACCGGCACCGCTGACTCCGTTGCGGCTCGCCACGGTGAGGATGCCGAGGGCACTCCCCGCCACATGAAGGCACGCAAGGGACTTCCGTTGTGGTTGAAAATTGTTACTGGCGTGGTCTCCGTGGCCCTGGTTGCAGGCGTGGCCTTTGCTGCCTTTTGGTTCATCCGGCTGCAGAGCAACATCACCAAGGCTCCGTTGAGTGCAGGGGAGACCCGCGACAGCGGTGAAACCCTGGCCAATGACAAATCGGACCGCCTGCAAATCCTTATTCTTGGTTCTGACACCCGTGACGGGAAAAACTCGGAGTACGGAAGCACGGAAGACTCTACTGGCTACGGTCATTCGGACGTCATGATGCTGCTGGATATCTCAGCAGACAACAAGCGTGTCAGCGTCATGAGCTTCCCTCGTGACCTGCTGGTTGACGTGCCTCAATGCACCGATCGGACCAACAACCAGACGTTCCCCGCCCGCAGTGGCGTGATGATCAACGAGGCCATGGCTGAGGCCGGTATCGGTTGCGCTGTTGACACCGTCAACAAATTGACCGGCTTGGAAATCGACCACTTCATGATGGCTGACTTCAACGCCGTCAAGGAATTGTCCCACGCTATTGGCGGCGTAAACGTCTGTGTCAGCGATCCCGTCTTTGACCCGGACTCCCGCCTTCGCCTGCCCAAGGGTGATTCCATGGTTGAAGGCGAACAAGCCCTCGCCTTCCTGCGGACCCGCCATGCTTTCGGCGATGGAGGGGACCTCGGCCGTATCAAGGGACAGCAGGCTTTCCTTTCGTCCTTGACCAGGAAGCTCAAAGACGAAGGAACGTTGGGTAACCCGCAGAGGCTTCTGCAGATCGCCGACGTCGTCACCCAGAACCTCACCGTCGATGAGGGCCTGGCATCCGTTCCGTCGCTGTTGACCATTGGCGGGCGATTGAAGGACATTGATGTTTCCAAGGTTGCGTTCGTGGCTGTCCCGACCCAGGCAGCAGCAATTGATCCGAACAGGCTGGAGCTTGTGGAACCGCAGTCATCCCAGCTCTTTTCAGCTTTACGTGCCGACCTTGACCTGACCACACCCGGGGCCACGTCGTCGCCCGCTGCCACGGAAACGCCTGCGCCCCAGCCCACAGCATCGACTCCCGCGGTCCCCGCCTACGACAAAGCGATCCAGCCGGTGGCAGTGGCAAATGGCAGCGGAGTAGCCGCGCGGGCCCAGGAGATCATGTCGGTTCTGACAGGTGGTGGCTTTACCCAGGCGGTTTCCTATTTGGCTAATCCTGTTGACCAGACAGTGATTTACTACGGGGCCGGATTCGCCGACGTCGCTGCAGACGTGGCTGCGCTCTACGGTATTCCGGCGGCCCAGGTGCAGGAGGCTCCCGGCGTGGCGGGGGTTCAACTCTATGTTGGTACGGACTTTGGTACCGGCACGGCTTACGGAGCAACCTCTGTGCCATCGGACGTCGTCAACCAGACCGCCAGCGATGCCGTCTGCCAACAAGTGAACCCGTTGTACATCGACCAATAG
- the ybeY gene encoding rRNA maturation RNase YbeY, translated as MSIEVNNESGVAVDEAQLVTLSRFIFERLYIHPQAELSILLVDEPAMEKLHIELMDEPGATDVLSVPMDELTPGTPDKPTPQGMLGDIAICPQVAEVQARNAGHPTQDEMLLLTTHGILHLLGFDHAEPEEKEEMFGLQRELLSEFLGKDAPMETMQ; from the coding sequence ATGAGCATTGAAGTCAACAACGAGTCCGGCGTGGCGGTGGACGAAGCCCAGCTGGTGACGTTGTCCCGCTTCATCTTCGAACGGCTCTACATCCATCCGCAGGCGGAGCTTTCCATTCTCCTGGTGGATGAACCCGCCATGGAGAAGCTCCACATCGAACTGATGGATGAGCCCGGGGCCACTGACGTCCTGTCTGTGCCCATGGACGAACTCACTCCAGGCACCCCGGATAAGCCCACTCCGCAGGGAATGCTGGGCGACATCGCCATTTGTCCCCAGGTGGCCGAAGTGCAGGCCCGCAACGCAGGTCACCCCACCCAGGATGAGATGCTGCTCCTGACTACCCATGGCATCCTCCACCTTCTGGGATTCGACCACGCCGAACCCGAGGAAAAAGAAGAGATGTTCGGTTTGCAGCGCGAACTGCTGTCTGAATTCCTGGGCAAGGATGCCCCCATGGAGACCATGCAGTGA
- a CDS encoding PhoH family protein, with translation MSESLNGRLRTGNGNQPPNEFPHTLPGTRTEVVTFDNSDQMVHSLGSHDEALRYIEEQFQDVSFHVRGNELSMTGPSTVIPRVMRLLEEVRGLVAKGTVVSPDILQQLVSLLRAQSVQNPADVLTHNILSSRGKTIRPKTLNQKNYVDAIDANTVIFGIGPAGTGKTYLAMAKAVQALQMKEVSRIILTRPAVEAGERLGFLPGTLSDKIDPYLRPLYDALHDMMDPESIPRLMAAGTIEVAPLAYMRGRTLNDAFIILDEAQNTTPEQMKMFLTRLGFGSKMVVTGDVTQIDLPLGATSGLRIVREILTGINDVNFSILEAADVVRHRLVADIVSAYSTWDDAHRNDASGTHYKRGERQ, from the coding sequence ATGAGTGAATCTTTGAACGGGCGGCTCAGGACCGGAAACGGCAACCAGCCGCCCAACGAGTTCCCGCACACTTTACCGGGCACGCGCACGGAAGTTGTCACCTTTGACAATTCCGACCAGATGGTTCACTCGCTGGGCAGCCATGACGAAGCCCTGAGGTACATCGAGGAACAGTTCCAGGATGTCAGCTTCCATGTCCGCGGCAACGAGCTCTCCATGACCGGCCCCTCCACAGTCATTCCCCGCGTCATGCGCCTCCTTGAGGAAGTCCGTGGGCTGGTGGCGAAAGGGACTGTGGTGAGCCCGGACATCCTTCAGCAGTTGGTGTCCCTGTTGAGGGCCCAGTCGGTGCAGAACCCGGCTGATGTGCTGACCCACAACATCCTTTCAAGCCGCGGCAAGACCATCCGTCCAAAGACACTGAACCAAAAGAACTACGTGGATGCCATCGACGCAAACACGGTGATTTTCGGTATCGGACCAGCTGGCACGGGCAAGACATACCTGGCTATGGCCAAGGCCGTGCAGGCGCTGCAGATGAAGGAAGTCAGCAGGATTATCCTGACGCGGCCTGCTGTGGAAGCGGGGGAGCGGCTGGGATTCCTGCCCGGTACATTGAGCGACAAGATCGATCCGTACCTTCGCCCGCTGTATGACGCCCTCCACGACATGATGGATCCGGAATCCATCCCACGGCTGATGGCTGCAGGCACCATCGAGGTGGCACCGTTGGCGTACATGCGCGGACGAACGCTCAATGACGCCTTCATCATTCTTGATGAAGCGCAGAACACCACACCGGAACAGATGAAGATGTTCCTGACCCGCCTCGGCTTCGGTTCGAAAATGGTGGTCACCGGCGACGTCACCCAGATCGACCTTCCGCTGGGCGCGACGTCCGGCCTTCGGATCGTCCGGGAGATCCTGACGGGCATAAACGACGTCAATTTCTCCATTCTTGAGGCGGCCGACGTAGTTCGGCATCGCCTGGTGGCCGACATCGTGTCCGCCTACAGCACCTGGGATGACGCGCACCGCAACGACGCGTCAGGCACACATTACAAACGTGGAGAACGTCAATGA
- the era gene encoding GTPase Era has protein sequence MSKQNKKFDADNDFGGFHAGFSVLVGRPNAGKSTLTNALVGQKVAITSAKPQTTRHTIRGIVHREDAQLILVDTPGLHRPRTLLGKRLNDLVADTLSEVDAIGFCLPANEKIGPGDKYIAAQLAAVGRKPIVALVTKTDLVDRQALTEQLLAVAALGRDVLGEQGWADIVPVSAADGFQVSTVADVLISHMPSSPPLYPDGELTDEPEAVMIAELIREAALEGVRDELPHSLAVVVEEIVPREGRTEDNPLLDVRVNLYVERPSQKAIIIGKGGSRLREVGTNARKGIETLLGTRIYLDLHVKVAKDWQRDPKQLVKLGF, from the coding sequence GTGAGCAAGCAAAATAAGAAATTCGATGCCGATAATGACTTCGGTGGCTTCCACGCAGGCTTCTCTGTGCTGGTGGGCCGGCCCAATGCAGGAAAATCGACACTGACCAACGCCTTGGTTGGCCAGAAGGTGGCCATCACCTCGGCCAAGCCGCAGACCACGCGGCACACCATCCGTGGCATTGTCCACCGCGAGGATGCGCAGCTGATCCTGGTGGATACCCCTGGTCTGCACAGGCCGCGCACGCTGCTGGGTAAGCGGCTCAATGATCTTGTGGCAGATACCTTGTCTGAAGTGGACGCCATTGGATTCTGCTTACCCGCGAATGAGAAGATCGGCCCCGGCGACAAATACATCGCAGCTCAACTGGCGGCCGTGGGCAGGAAGCCGATCGTTGCCCTCGTGACCAAAACCGACCTTGTAGACCGCCAGGCTTTGACCGAACAATTGCTCGCTGTCGCTGCTTTGGGACGCGACGTCCTGGGCGAGCAAGGCTGGGCCGACATCGTCCCCGTTTCAGCGGCCGACGGCTTCCAGGTCTCCACTGTCGCGGACGTATTGATCAGCCACATGCCGTCATCGCCCCCGCTGTACCCCGACGGTGAACTGACGGACGAACCCGAGGCAGTCATGATTGCGGAACTTATTCGGGAGGCTGCCCTGGAAGGTGTCCGCGACGAACTTCCCCACTCGCTGGCCGTGGTGGTGGAGGAAATCGTTCCCCGTGAAGGTCGAACCGAGGACAACCCTCTCCTTGACGTTCGGGTCAACCTCTATGTCGAGCGACCCTCACAGAAGGCCATCATCATCGGCAAGGGTGGAAGCCGGCTGCGTGAAGTCGGTACCAACGCACGGAAAGGCATCGAGACCCTTCTGGGCACCAGAATCTATCTGGATCTGCATGTCAAGGTGGCCAAGGACTGGCAGCGGGATCCCAAGCAACTGGTCAAACTCGGGTTCTAG